In Tistrella mobilis, one DNA window encodes the following:
- the ctaD gene encoding cytochrome c oxidase subunit I: MSDDLSRDTLAEAQAARLRKVWATPRGWRYWSAVNNTEVGIWYIVTSFGFFLFAGVLALIVRAQLAVPQNDLVSPEFYNQAFTLHGTMMMFLFAVPIFEAVAILLLPQMLAARDLPFPRLSAFGFWCFLIGGSFVAGSIFFDAAPASGWFMYPSLATNKDLAGIGADIWLLGLSFIEVASIAAAVELIVGVLKCRPPGMRIHLMPLYCWYVLIVAGMILFAFPPLIAGDILFELQRMFDWPFFDPDRGGDPVLWQHLFWIFGHPEVYIIFLPSIALMAMIVPTFSQVPITGYGWIVLAAVGTGFLSFGLWAHHMYTTGLPALSLGFFSAASEAVAIPTGVQIFVFIATMATGRVIFSVPMLFAAGALAVFVFGGLTGVMVALAPFDWQAHDTHFVVAHLHYTLIGGMLLPLIAGLYYFFPFATKRMLSARLGTWAFWLIFTGFNITFLPMHFTGLRGMPRRVFTYPAGHGWDWLNLISTFGAYIMAIGVLVVVVDVVRALRHGPPAPRNPWNAGTLEWTVETTDENWGVRSVPQISSRYPLWDQPGVLDEMDRGQGYLPDAAAGKRETLITGVLDATPEQVQRLPANSFRPLAAAIFIGTCFIAATFEWWWLAAAGGIIGIGVILGWLWTGTARPPEAATMDAGRGLTLPLYASGPRSVGWWAMCITMVGDATAFISLIFGYFFYWTIHAEFPPPQATGPGLVWPAIAAATGLAAWAAVLAARHANRTGRVAMARLALMAGAGLTIASIAAGAAAILTTGLDPVVHVYDATVWVLVIWTALHLAAGVLMQLYCLARSLAGHMTPVHDIDIQNVTLYWHFAGVTLAVTMAVIGLFPLASG; this comes from the coding sequence ATGAGTGACGATCTCTCCCGCGATACGCTTGCCGAGGCACAGGCGGCGCGTCTGCGCAAGGTCTGGGCCACGCCCCGGGGCTGGCGCTACTGGTCGGCGGTGAACAATACCGAGGTCGGCATCTGGTACATCGTCACCTCGTTCGGCTTCTTCCTGTTCGCGGGCGTGCTGGCGCTGATCGTCCGCGCCCAGCTGGCGGTGCCGCAGAACGACCTGGTCAGCCCGGAATTCTACAACCAGGCCTTCACCCTGCACGGCACGATGATGATGTTCCTCTTCGCCGTGCCGATCTTTGAAGCGGTGGCCATTCTGCTGCTGCCGCAGATGCTGGCGGCGCGCGACCTGCCCTTTCCCCGGCTGTCGGCCTTCGGCTTCTGGTGCTTCCTGATCGGGGGAAGCTTCGTCGCCGGCTCGATCTTTTTCGACGCCGCACCGGCCAGCGGCTGGTTCATGTACCCGTCGCTCGCCACCAACAAGGATCTGGCCGGGATCGGCGCCGATATCTGGCTGCTCGGCCTGTCCTTCATCGAGGTCGCCTCGATCGCGGCGGCGGTGGAGCTGATCGTCGGCGTGCTGAAATGCCGGCCGCCGGGCATGCGCATCCATCTGATGCCGCTTTATTGCTGGTATGTGCTGATCGTGGCCGGGATGATCCTGTTCGCCTTCCCGCCGCTGATCGCCGGCGACATCCTGTTCGAACTGCAAAGGATGTTCGACTGGCCGTTCTTCGACCCCGACCGCGGCGGCGACCCGGTGCTGTGGCAGCATCTGTTCTGGATCTTCGGTCACCCGGAAGTCTACATCATCTTCCTGCCCTCGATCGCGCTGATGGCGATGATCGTGCCGACCTTCTCTCAGGTGCCGATCACCGGCTATGGCTGGATCGTGCTGGCCGCCGTCGGCACCGGCTTCCTCAGCTTCGGGCTCTGGGCCCATCACATGTACACCACCGGCCTGCCGGCGCTGTCGCTGGGCTTCTTCTCGGCGGCGTCGGAAGCGGTGGCGATCCCGACCGGCGTGCAGATCTTCGTGTTCATCGCCACCATGGCCACCGGCCGGGTGATCTTTTCGGTGCCGATGCTGTTCGCCGCCGGCGCGCTCGCGGTCTTCGTCTTCGGCGGGCTGACCGGGGTGATGGTGGCGCTGGCCCCCTTCGACTGGCAGGCCCACGACACCCATTTCGTCGTCGCCCATCTGCACTACACCCTGATCGGCGGCATGCTGCTGCCGCTGATCGCCGGGCTCTATTACTTCTTCCCCTTCGCCACGAAGCGCATGCTGTCGGCCCGGCTCGGCACATGGGCCTTCTGGCTGATCTTCACCGGCTTCAACATCACCTTCCTGCCGATGCATTTCACCGGGCTGCGCGGCATGCCGCGGCGGGTCTTCACCTATCCCGCCGGCCATGGCTGGGACTGGCTGAATCTGATTTCGACCTTTGGTGCCTATATTATGGCAATCGGGGTACTTGTAGTGGTGGTGGATGTGGTCCGCGCCCTGCGCCACGGCCCGCCCGCGCCGCGCAATCCCTGGAATGCCGGCACGCTGGAATGGACGGTCGAGACCACCGACGAGAATTGGGGCGTGCGTTCGGTGCCGCAGATCTCCAGCCGCTATCCCCTCTGGGATCAGCCGGGCGTGCTCGACGAGATGGACCGGGGCCAGGGCTATCTGCCCGATGCCGCCGCGGGCAAGCGCGAGACCCTGATCACCGGCGTGCTGGATGCGACGCCTGAACAGGTGCAGCGCCTGCCGGCCAATTCCTTCCGCCCGCTCGCCGCCGCCATCTTCATCGGCACCTGCTTCATCGCCGCCACCTTCGAATGGTGGTGGCTGGCGGCGGCCGGCGGGATCATCGGCATCGGCGTGATCCTGGGCTGGCTCTGGACCGGCACCGCCCGCCCGCCCGAGGCGGCCACCATGGATGCCGGCCGCGGGCTGACCCTGCCACTCTATGCCTCGGGGCCGCGCTCGGTGGGGTGGTGGGCGATGTGCATCACCATGGTCGGCGATGCCACCGCCTTCATCAGCCTGATCTTCGGCTATTTCTTCTACTGGACCATCCATGCCGAATTCCCGCCGCCCCAGGCGACCGGCCCGGGGCTCGTCTGGCCTGCGATCGCGGCGGCAACCGGGCTTGCCGCCTGGGCGGCGGTGCTGGCCGCCCGCCATGCTAACCGGACCGGCCGGGTGGCAATGGCCCGGCTGGCGCTGATGGCCGGCGCCGGGCTCACCATCGCATCCATCGCCGCCGGGGCCGCCGCCATCCTGACCACCGGCCTCGATCCCGTTGTCCATGTCTATGACGCGACCGTCTGGGTGCTGGTGATCTGGACCGCGCTGCATCTGGCGGCGGGCGTACTGATGCAGCTCTACTGCCTGGCCCGCAGCCTTGCCGGCCACATGACGCCGGTCCATGACATCGACATCCAGAACGTCACGCTCTACTGGCATTTCGCCGGGGTCACGCTGGCCGTCACCATGGCGGTGATCGGCCTGTTCCCGCTGGCGAGCGGCTGA
- a CDS encoding transmembrane prediction yields MLTRPDRATIVTLLAPPTVWALHFLTAYILAAIACAKGWDPGSVRLVIAAATAAALVFIALAARAAHRHTGFTADTPPHDDPTRGARMRQMGAATFLVAALSFVAVIFTSLPAVFIPDCR; encoded by the coding sequence ATGCTGACCCGACCCGACCGCGCCACCATCGTCACCCTGCTCGCCCCGCCCACGGTCTGGGCGCTGCATTTCCTGACCGCCTATATCCTGGCCGCCATCGCCTGCGCCAAGGGCTGGGATCCGGGCAGCGTGCGGCTGGTGATCGCGGCCGCCACCGCGGCGGCGCTGGTCTTCATCGCGCTGGCGGCCCGCGCCGCCCACCGCCATACCGGCTTCACCGCCGACACGCCCCCCCATGACGACCCGACCCGGGGCGCCCGCATGCGCCAGATGGGGGCGGCCACCTTCCTGGTCGCGGCGTTGAGCTTCGTGGCGGTGATCTTCACCAGCCTGCCGGCCGTGTTCATCCCGGATTGCCGATGA
- a CDS encoding glucose/quinate/shikimate family membrane-bound PQQ-dependent dehydrogenase, translating to MAEPTPQTRTRSWLITATAVLFLLIALGLIGAGGWLGAIGGSWYYLAAGLGFLVTAWLLYRRRTAALHVYAAIVAGTLIWALVEVGFDWWQLAPRGDVIVLLGLWLWMPWITRRLGTHSLAPGGLPLAASLVLAVVVAGIAMATPSHGISGRLSMERVAELAPDEGGVPAGEWHAYGRTAAGQRYSPLGEITPRNVDRLEVAWTYHTGDMRRPGDPVETTYQVTPLKVDDTLYLCTPHNYVIALDAGTGRERWRFDPRVPDNINRQHLTCRGVSYHAREGADPATPCARRIFMPTADARLIALDAATGRVCTGFGDNGEIDLWRGMPNVEPGFYYSTSPPVVTRNLLIVGGAVNDNVSVTEPSGVVRAYDIETGALVWNFDTGNPEATEPLAEGASYTANSPNVWSVASVDEELGLVYLPIGNQPPDQWGGRRSEAAERFSSSVTALDLASGRVRWVFQTVHHDLWDRDVPAQPTLVDLDMPNGPVPALVQPTKQGDLFVLDRRTGEPVLPVTEEPAAQGAAEGDYAAPTQPASALSFRPPPLAEADMWGATMFDQLACRIRYRSLDYRGAYTPPSERGTLVYPGNFGVFNWGGVAVDPERQVVVATPSYLAFVIRLIRRSDDDRTYVSDGEPGLNENFGAPFAVDIGPMLSPVLGLPCQAPPWGYVAAADLRTGDIAWMHLNGTVRDRAPVPLPFEMGVPDLGGPLVTAGGVAFMSGNIDYYVRGFDLETGQRLWEDRLPAGGQATPMSYQGPDGRQYLLVVAGGHGSLGTKAGDAIIAYALPPAAGGGGGEGG from the coding sequence ATGGCCGAGCCGACGCCTCAGACACGCACCCGATCCTGGCTGATCACGGCCACGGCTGTTCTGTTCCTGCTGATCGCGCTGGGGCTGATCGGCGCCGGCGGCTGGCTGGGGGCGATCGGCGGGTCGTGGTATTACCTCGCGGCCGGGCTGGGCTTCCTGGTCACCGCCTGGCTGCTGTACCGGCGGCGGACGGCCGCGCTGCATGTCTATGCGGCGATCGTGGCCGGCACGCTGATCTGGGCGCTGGTCGAAGTGGGTTTCGACTGGTGGCAGCTGGCGCCGCGCGGCGATGTGATCGTGCTGCTGGGCCTCTGGCTCTGGATGCCCTGGATCACCCGGCGGCTGGGCACGCACAGCCTTGCCCCCGGCGGCCTGCCGCTGGCGGCATCGCTGGTGCTGGCGGTGGTGGTGGCGGGGATCGCGATGGCCACCCCCTCTCACGGCATTTCGGGCAGGCTGTCCATGGAGCGGGTGGCGGAGCTGGCGCCCGACGAGGGCGGCGTTCCGGCGGGCGAGTGGCACGCCTATGGCCGCACCGCGGCGGGGCAGCGCTACAGCCCGCTCGGCGAGATCACCCCCCGCAATGTCGACCGGCTGGAGGTCGCCTGGACCTATCACACCGGCGACATGCGCCGGCCGGGCGATCCGGTCGAGACCACCTATCAGGTCACGCCGCTCAAGGTCGACGACACGCTCTATCTGTGCACGCCGCATAATTACGTCATCGCGCTGGATGCCGGCACCGGCCGGGAGCGCTGGCGCTTCGACCCCCGGGTGCCCGACAACATCAACCGTCAGCACCTCACCTGCCGGGGCGTGTCGTATCATGCCCGCGAGGGCGCGGATCCCGCGACGCCCTGCGCGCGGCGGATCTTCATGCCCACGGCCGATGCCCGGCTCATCGCGCTGGATGCCGCCACCGGCCGGGTCTGCACCGGGTTCGGCGACAATGGCGAGATCGACCTCTGGCGCGGCATGCCAAATGTCGAGCCGGGCTTCTATTATTCGACCTCGCCGCCGGTGGTGACCCGCAATCTGCTGATCGTCGGCGGCGCCGTGAACGACAATGTCTCGGTGACCGAGCCGTCGGGCGTGGTCAGGGCCTATGACATCGAAACCGGCGCGCTGGTGTGGAATTTCGACACCGGCAATCCCGAGGCGACCGAACCTCTGGCAGAGGGCGCCAGCTATACCGCCAATTCGCCCAATGTCTGGTCGGTAGCATCGGTCGATGAAGAGCTGGGGCTGGTCTATCTGCCGATCGGCAACCAGCCGCCCGACCAGTGGGGCGGCCGTCGGTCCGAGGCTGCGGAGCGGTTTTCGTCATCGGTGACGGCGCTGGATCTGGCGAGCGGCCGGGTGCGCTGGGTGTTCCAGACCGTGCATCACGATCTCTGGGACCGCGACGTGCCGGCCCAGCCGACACTGGTGGATCTCGATATGCCCAATGGCCCCGTTCCGGCGCTGGTTCAGCCCACCAAACAGGGCGATCTGTTCGTGCTCGACCGCCGCACCGGCGAACCGGTGCTGCCGGTGACCGAAGAACCCGCCGCTCAAGGGGCGGCAGAGGGCGATTATGCCGCCCCCACACAGCCCGCCTCCGCCCTGTCGTTCCGGCCGCCCCCGCTGGCCGAGGCCGATATGTGGGGCGCCACCATGTTCGATCAGCTGGCCTGCCGGATCCGCTATCGCAGCCTGGACTATCGGGGTGCCTATACCCCGCCTTCGGAACGGGGCACGCTGGTCTATCCGGGCAATTTCGGCGTGTTCAACTGGGGCGGCGTCGCGGTCGATCCGGAACGGCAGGTGGTGGTGGCCACCCCCTCTTATCTCGCCTTCGTCATCCGGCTGATCCGGCGCAGCGACGACGACCGGACCTATGTCTCGGATGGCGAGCCGGGGCTCAACGAGAATTTCGGCGCGCCCTTCGCGGTCGATATCGGCCCGATGCTCTCGCCCGTGCTTGGCCTGCCCTGCCAGGCGCCGCCCTGGGGCTATGTCGCCGCGGCGGATCTGCGCACCGGCGACATCGCCTGGATGCATCTGAACGGCACGGTCCGCGACCGCGCCCCGGTGCCGCTGCCCTTCGAAATGGGCGTGCCCGATCTGGGCGGGCCGCTGGTCACCGCCGGCGGGGTCGCCTTCATGAGCGGCAATATCGATTATTACGTTCGCGGCTTCGACCTGGAAACCGGCCAGAGGCTCTGGGAAGACCGGCTGCCGGCCGGCGGCCAGGCGACGCCGATGTCCTATCAGGGCCCCGACGGCCGGCAATATCTGCTGGTGGTGGCCGGCGGCCATGGCTCGCTGGGGACAAAGGCGGGGGATGCGATCATCGCCTATGCCCTGCCGCCCGCCGCCGGCGGCGGCGGCGGCGAGGGAGGCTGA
- a CDS encoding helix-turn-helix transcriptional regulator: MRDPSLRQATGTADRLLTLIKTGGPETAAALGRALGTTGENARQQLVKLAAEGLVEARAEIRGVGRPAQIWHLTDRGQARFPDAHAELTVALIRHVRDLLGEEALDRLITAREAETRRAYDAALAGAADPEARLQALARQRSAEGYMAEIQPAPDGDGWLLIENHCPICAAATACQGFCRAELAVFRTVLGPGCTVTREDHIPAGGRRCSYRVRVAAGTTR; the protein is encoded by the coding sequence TTGAGAGACCCTTCCCTGAGACAGGCAACGGGCACGGCCGACCGGCTGCTGACCCTGATCAAGACCGGGGGACCGGAAACCGCTGCGGCGCTGGGCCGTGCGCTGGGCACCACGGGGGAGAATGCCCGCCAGCAGCTGGTCAAGCTGGCGGCCGAGGGGCTGGTGGAGGCGCGGGCGGAGATCCGCGGCGTCGGCCGCCCGGCCCAGATCTGGCACCTCACCGATCGCGGCCAGGCCCGGTTTCCCGACGCCCATGCCGAGTTGACCGTCGCCCTGATCCGCCATGTCCGCGACCTGCTCGGCGAAGAGGCGCTCGACCGGCTGATCACCGCGCGCGAGGCCGAAACCCGCAGGGCTTATGACGCGGCGCTGGCCGGCGCGGCCGATCCGGAGGCCCGCCTCCAGGCGCTCGCCCGCCAGCGCAGCGCCGAAGGCTATATGGCCGAAATCCAGCCCGCCCCCGACGGCGATGGCTGGCTGCTGATCGAAAACCACTGCCCGATCTGCGCCGCCGCCACGGCCTGCCAGGGCTTCTGCCGCGCCGAACTCGCCGTCTTCCGAACGGTGCTGGGCCCCGGCTGCACGGTCACGCGCGAAGACCACATCCCGGCCGGCGGGCGGCGGTGCAGCTATCGGGTGCGGGTGGCGGCGGGCACCACCCGCTGA
- the coxB gene encoding cytochrome c oxidase subunit II has product MTLGAVTPGAVTPGRGAPAARRSARGWAIAATGAALAGCSGMQSTLDPAGEAADRVAELFWIMLAGAAVIWTGVMATAIATARRKGPPVSQKRAQWFIIGAGAVFPTLVLTLLLAHGLRLMPELRAGGGDLKIRVQGEQFWWRVTYLPEGGPPVVSANELRLPAGAVVELELTSPDVIHSFWIPAIAGKTDMIPGRVTRQLLKPVKPGLYRGACAEFCGTGHTLMAFTAEVMPAEDFARWLAAEGRDAAPPAPGSAAARGARVFDEQGCGACHSIRGTGHRGTIGPDLTHLGSRHSIGAGILPNTGPHIADFIRATATVKPGVLMPAYGGIGDDDLSALAAYLEGLQ; this is encoded by the coding sequence GTGACGCTCGGAGCCGTGACGCCCGGAGCCGTGACGCCCGGACGGGGCGCCCCGGCCGCCCGCAGATCCGCGCGGGGCTGGGCCATCGCCGCCACGGGCGCCGCACTCGCCGGCTGCTCAGGCATGCAATCGACGCTCGACCCCGCCGGCGAAGCCGCCGACCGGGTCGCGGAGCTGTTCTGGATCATGCTGGCCGGTGCCGCCGTGATCTGGACCGGCGTGATGGCCACCGCCATCGCCACCGCCCGCCGCAAGGGCCCGCCGGTCAGCCAGAAGCGGGCGCAATGGTTCATCATCGGCGCCGGTGCCGTCTTTCCCACGCTCGTGCTGACCCTGCTGCTTGCCCATGGTCTCAGGCTGATGCCGGAATTGCGGGCCGGCGGCGGCGATCTGAAAATCCGGGTGCAGGGCGAACAGTTCTGGTGGCGGGTGACCTATCTGCCCGAAGGCGGCCCGCCGGTGGTTTCGGCCAACGAGCTGCGCCTGCCCGCCGGTGCCGTGGTGGAGCTGGAGCTGACCAGCCCCGACGTGATCCATTCCTTCTGGATCCCCGCGATCGCCGGCAAGACCGACATGATCCCCGGCCGCGTGACCCGCCAGCTGCTGAAGCCGGTGAAGCCCGGCCTCTATCGCGGCGCCTGCGCCGAATTCTGCGGCACCGGCCACACGCTGATGGCCTTCACCGCCGAGGTGATGCCGGCGGAAGATTTCGCCCGCTGGCTGGCCGCCGAAGGCCGGGATGCCGCCCCGCCCGCCCCGGGCAGTGCGGCGGCGCGCGGAGCCCGGGTGTTCGACGAGCAGGGCTGCGGCGCCTGCCACAGCATCCGCGGCACCGGGCACCGGGGCACGATCGGCCCCGATCTCACCCATCTGGGCAGCCGGCACAGCATCGGCGCCGGCATCCTGCCCAACACGGGCCCCCATATCGCCGATTTCATCCGGGCGACCGCCACGGTCAAGCCCGGCGTGCTGATGCCCGCCTATGGCGGCATCGGCGATGACGACCTCTCGGCCCTGGCCGCCTATCTGGAGGGATTGCAATGA
- a CDS encoding cytochrome c oxidase assembly protein gives MMRRVLVVLGLILLALLWGGPLMRASQQDFAAHMAVHMGLVAVVAPLLAAGIAGTRFDLSERHPLIFGPLIASAAELVTVWGWHLPALHAAARTDPVAHAAEQLSFLIVGLWVWTACLGHGLAGGETDGRSRRAALGTVGLLLTSMHMTLLGALIAFAGRPLYIHGLAGLHGTGVDPAQLIADQQAGGVIMLLGGGLAYLIGGVALMARLFRDSQGEGTMP, from the coding sequence ATGATGCGCCGGGTGCTGGTGGTCTTGGGCCTCATCCTGCTGGCGCTGCTCTGGGGCGGGCCGCTGATGCGGGCCTCGCAGCAGGATTTCGCCGCCCATATGGCGGTGCATATGGGCCTGGTCGCGGTGGTGGCGCCGCTGCTCGCCGCCGGCATCGCCGGCACGCGCTTCGACCTGTCGGAGCGCCACCCCCTGATCTTCGGGCCGCTGATCGCCTCGGCGGCGGAGCTGGTGACGGTCTGGGGCTGGCACCTGCCGGCCCTGCATGCCGCCGCCCGCACCGATCCCGTCGCCCATGCCGCCGAACAGCTGAGCTTCCTGATCGTCGGGCTCTGGGTCTGGACCGCCTGTCTCGGCCATGGTCTGGCGGGCGGTGAGACGGATGGCCGGTCCCGCCGTGCCGCCCTCGGCACCGTCGGCCTGTTGCTGACCTCGATGCACATGACCCTGCTGGGCGCGCTGATCGCCTTCGCCGGCCGGCCGCTCTACATCCACGGCCTTGCCGGGCTGCACGGCACCGGGGTCGATCCGGCGCAGCTGATCGCCGACCAGCAGGCCGGGGGCGTGATCATGCTGCTTGGCGGCGGGCTCGCCTATCTGATCGGCGGGGTGGCGCTGATGGCGCGGCTGTTCCGCGACAGCCAGGGTGAGGGGACCATGCCAT